A window from Cryobacterium sp. SO1 encodes these proteins:
- a CDS encoding ABC transporter permease, giving the protein MAQHNLRTVIGFEVGRTLGKKKFWIITLLVPIAIGIVVGLVTLGNTSSMSRIDAQSDAQITFTYSDASGYVDPAVAEALGGTAVRDDASAIAEVKAGEEDAHFVYAADPAATPTQVYGIDKGLFGNGEYQSVATQVLITSAQDQIGDPALTALAQGDVSVNATTYTNGEEAAGFMGVIPPLIFLVMFFLVFTLLSNQMLTSTLEEKENRVTEMILTTLNPTALISGKIISVFIVGFVQVLVFLLPVLFAYLFFRSSLNLPELDLSSFTFDPGQMIVGALLALGGFALFTGTAVAIGAVMPNAKDAGGWFTALIILMIVPLYSVSLVLSDPHSLVVGLFTYFPYSAPITAMLRNAFGSLSGWEAAIVITELFLLSAVVLQLAVRLFRYGSIEYTNRVSFKTVFSGRKAKSLILR; this is encoded by the coding sequence AGAAGAAGTTCTGGATCATCACCCTGCTGGTGCCGATCGCGATCGGCATCGTCGTGGGCCTGGTGACCCTGGGCAACACGTCGTCCATGAGCCGTATCGACGCCCAGTCCGACGCGCAGATCACCTTCACCTACAGCGACGCATCCGGCTATGTCGACCCGGCCGTGGCCGAAGCCCTGGGCGGCACCGCGGTCAGGGATGACGCGTCGGCGATTGCCGAGGTGAAGGCGGGGGAGGAAGACGCCCACTTTGTGTACGCGGCCGACCCGGCCGCAACACCGACCCAGGTGTACGGGATCGACAAGGGCCTGTTCGGCAACGGCGAGTATCAGAGCGTCGCCACCCAGGTGCTGATCACCAGCGCCCAGGACCAGATCGGGGATCCCGCGCTGACGGCATTGGCCCAGGGTGACGTGTCGGTGAACGCCACTACCTACACGAACGGGGAGGAAGCGGCCGGGTTCATGGGCGTGATCCCGCCGCTGATCTTTCTGGTGATGTTCTTCCTGGTCTTCACCCTGCTGTCCAACCAGATGCTCACCAGCACCCTCGAAGAGAAGGAGAACCGGGTCACAGAGATGATCCTCACCACCCTGAACCCCACGGCGCTGATCAGCGGGAAGATCATCTCGGTCTTCATCGTCGGCTTCGTGCAGGTTCTGGTGTTCCTGCTGCCGGTGCTGTTCGCCTATCTGTTCTTCCGGTCCTCGTTGAACCTGCCCGAGCTGGACCTGTCCAGTTTCACGTTCGATCCCGGGCAGATGATCGTGGGGGCGCTGCTGGCCCTGGGCGGGTTCGCCCTGTTCACAGGCACGGCCGTCGCGATCGGGGCGGTCATGCCCAACGCCAAGGATGCCGGCGGCTGGTTCACGGCACTCATCATCCTGATGATCGTGCCGCTCTATTCGGTCTCGCTGGTGCTTTCGGACCCGCACAGTCTGGTCGTTGGCCTGTTCACCTACTTCCCCTACTCCGCGCCGATCACCGCGATGCTGCGCAACGCGTTCGGCTCACTCTCGGGATGGGAGGCGGCCATTGTCATCACGGAACTCTTCCTCCTCAGCGCGGTCGTGTTGCAGCTCGCGGTGCGGCTGTTCCGGTACGGGTCCATCGAGTACACCAACCGGGTGTCGTTCAAGACCGTGTTCTCGGGGCGCAAGGCCAAGAGCCTGATTCTCCGGTGA
- a CDS encoding pyridoxamine 5'-phosphate oxidase family protein, translating to MPHSTQPQSDLTTELPITARTRITRAPERQRTDRAELYGILDDALVAHVAIVRDGLPLVLPMGFGRGADAIYLHGSTGSGIFRAMASGAPISVTVTHLDGLVYARSLFDSSMNYRSAVVFGVPTVVAAADKEKAMRVVSDHLMPGRWDEVRDMTKRELAATLVLRLSLAEASVKVRAHGASEAADDGDDRSIWAGVLPLRLTALAPETSAMTPPGAPVSAAALAYAARLSR from the coding sequence ATGCCGCACTCCACACAGCCCCAGAGCGACCTGACCACCGAGTTACCCATCACCGCCCGCACCCGCATCACCCGCGCCCCCGAACGCCAACGCACCGACCGGGCCGAGCTGTACGGCATTCTGGACGACGCCCTCGTCGCCCACGTCGCGATCGTGCGTGACGGCCTGCCGCTGGTGCTGCCGATGGGCTTCGGCCGTGGCGCCGACGCCATCTACCTGCACGGCTCCACCGGCAGCGGCATCTTTCGCGCCATGGCATCCGGCGCCCCGATCTCGGTCACGGTGACGCACCTGGACGGACTCGTCTATGCCCGCTCGCTGTTCGACAGCTCGATGAACTACCGCAGCGCCGTCGTGTTCGGCGTACCGACGGTGGTCGCCGCCGCCGACAAGGAGAAGGCCATGCGCGTCGTCTCCGACCACCTGATGCCGGGCCGCTGGGACGAGGTGCGCGACATGACCAAGCGGGAGCTCGCCGCGACGCTCGTGCTGCGGCTGTCGTTGGCCGAGGCGAGCGTGAAGGTGCGCGCCCACGGGGCGTCCGAGGCCGCGGATGACGGCGACGACCGCTCGATCTGGGCGGGGGTGCTGCCCCTGCGGCTGACGGCCCTGGCGCCGGAGACCTCCGCGATGACCCCGCCGGGCGCCCCGGTCTCCGCCGCGGCGCTGGCCTATGCGGCCCGCCTGTCTCGCTGA
- a CDS encoding alpha/beta fold hydrolase produces the protein MHTPQAPPARTVISPDNVQIATYEFGDPDAPTVLAVHGFASSALANFHATGWIRDLVREGYHVIAIDQRGHGQSDKPHSADAYSMDLLVTDVLTVLDTFMLDEVDYVGYSLGARVGWHAARFMPTRIDRAVFGGIPDGDPLTRFRVDQALAFVREGTPVTDALTGAYLTMAGAIRDNDLEALIALVEGMRDGPQPHAANAPEQRVLFATGSEDRILEASRALAEATPRASFFEIPGRNHFNAPTSRAFRDAAIEFLGLPGSE, from the coding sequence ATGCATACTCCCCAAGCCCCGCCCGCCCGCACGGTCATCTCCCCCGACAACGTGCAGATCGCCACCTACGAATTCGGCGATCCAGACGCCCCCACCGTGCTCGCTGTGCACGGCTTCGCCTCGAGCGCGCTGGCCAATTTTCACGCCACCGGCTGGATCCGCGACCTGGTGCGCGAGGGCTACCACGTGATCGCGATCGACCAGCGCGGCCACGGCCAGAGCGACAAGCCGCACTCCGCCGACGCGTACTCGATGGACCTGCTCGTCACCGACGTGCTCACCGTGCTGGACACCTTCATGCTCGACGAGGTGGACTACGTGGGCTACTCGCTCGGCGCCCGGGTCGGCTGGCACGCCGCCCGGTTCATGCCTACCCGCATCGACCGCGCCGTGTTCGGCGGCATCCCCGACGGCGACCCGCTCACCCGGTTCCGCGTCGACCAGGCGCTCGCGTTCGTGCGCGAGGGCACTCCGGTCACGGATGCCCTCACCGGCGCGTACCTCACGATGGCCGGCGCCATCCGCGACAACGACCTCGAAGCGTTGATCGCGCTCGTCGAGGGGATGCGCGACGGCCCGCAGCCGCACGCCGCGAATGCGCCCGAGCAGCGGGTGCTCTTCGCCACCGGCAGCGAGGACCGCATCCTCGAGGCGTCCCGCGCGCTGGCCGAGGCCACCCCGCGCGCCTCGTTCTTCGAGATCCCCGGCCGCAACCACTTCAACGCGCCCACCTCCCGGGCGTTCCGGGATGCCGCGATCGAGTTCCTGGGGCTGCCCGGCTCCGAGTGA
- the arsM gene encoding arsenite methyltransferase, with the protein MTEKTATEKSATERTRTEKTATEKAAITEQVRERYAAQALQVTDVSSGSCCGTPLETSDVFGSVLYTGAEHTEVPDEAMLASIGCGNPTAVADLRPGERVLDLGSGGGIDVLLSARRVGPTGFAYGLDMTDEMLALARANAAKAGATNVEFLKGLIEEIPLADATVNVIISNCVINLSADKNAVVREMFRVLTPGGRLGLSDVVAENQLTESERIERGSYAGCIAGALSDAEYQVALAAAGFTDVSVEFTHEVAPQMHGAIIKAVKPS; encoded by the coding sequence ATGACCGAGAAGACCGCGACAGAGAAATCCGCCACCGAGAGGACCAGGACCGAGAAGACCGCGACCGAGAAGGCCGCGATCACCGAGCAGGTGCGCGAGCGTTACGCCGCGCAGGCGCTGCAGGTCACCGACGTGAGCAGCGGCTCCTGCTGCGGCACACCGCTGGAGACCAGCGACGTCTTCGGCTCGGTGCTGTACACCGGTGCCGAGCACACCGAGGTGCCCGACGAGGCCATGCTGGCCAGCATCGGCTGCGGCAACCCCACCGCCGTGGCCGACCTGCGGCCCGGCGAGAGAGTGCTCGACCTGGGCTCCGGCGGCGGCATCGACGTGCTGCTCTCGGCCCGGCGGGTGGGCCCCACCGGCTTCGCCTACGGCCTGGACATGACCGACGAGATGCTGGCCCTGGCCCGTGCCAATGCCGCCAAAGCCGGCGCCACGAACGTCGAGTTCCTCAAAGGACTTATCGAAGAGATCCCGCTGGCGGATGCCACGGTCAACGTGATCATCTCCAACTGCGTGATCAACCTCTCGGCCGACAAGAACGCCGTCGTGCGCGAGATGTTCCGGGTGCTCACGCCGGGCGGTCGACTCGGGCTCTCCGATGTCGTGGCCGAGAACCAGCTCACCGAGAGCGAGCGCATTGAGCGGGGCTCCTATGCGGGCTGCATCGCCGGGGCGCTGTCGGATGCGGAGTACCAGGTGGCGCTGGCCGCGGCCGGGTTCACCGACGTGAGCGTGGAGTTCACCCACGAGGTGGCCCCGCAGATGCACGGCGCCATCATCAAGGCCGTCAAGCCGAGCTAG
- a CDS encoding nuclease-related domain-containing protein, with protein MTLHPPAMRNRIAAQLVIEHLLSRQTAVPPRTRVARLFGQSPLCPESVSWYLGAQGEITVGKMLATLPPDWTAFHAVPIGKNDTDIDHILVGPGGIFTINTKHHCGKHIWVGARTVTVSGHKKAYLPAAEHEAERVTTVLRERMPLVAPVQPVIALVDPKQITFRDKPVQVKVLDARTLRRWLLKLQPVLSDDEIAEAVVILDSPATWRQHPTPAPADVMTRFAALDGQVRRARIRRVLWAVAGTTAVCAAFLGGALLGMRALLGG; from the coding sequence GTGACCCTGCATCCCCCCGCCATGCGCAACCGCATCGCCGCTCAGCTGGTCATCGAGCACCTCCTCTCCCGCCAGACCGCGGTGCCCCCGCGCACCCGGGTCGCCCGGCTGTTCGGACAGTCGCCGCTCTGCCCCGAAAGCGTGAGCTGGTACCTCGGCGCGCAGGGCGAGATCACGGTCGGCAAGATGCTCGCCACCCTCCCCCCGGACTGGACCGCCTTCCACGCGGTGCCGATCGGCAAGAATGACACCGACATCGACCACATTCTGGTGGGCCCCGGCGGCATCTTCACCATCAACACCAAACACCACTGCGGCAAGCACATCTGGGTGGGCGCCCGCACGGTCACCGTGTCCGGACACAAGAAGGCCTACCTGCCCGCCGCCGAGCACGAGGCCGAACGCGTCACCACCGTGCTGCGCGAGCGGATGCCGCTGGTCGCGCCGGTGCAACCGGTGATCGCCCTCGTCGACCCCAAGCAGATCACCTTCCGCGACAAGCCCGTGCAGGTGAAGGTGCTCGACGCCCGCACCCTGCGCCGGTGGCTGCTCAAGCTGCAGCCGGTGCTCAGCGACGACGAGATCGCCGAGGCCGTCGTGATCCTGGACAGCCCGGCCACCTGGCGCCAGCACCCCACCCCGGCCCCCGCCGACGTGATGACCCGCTTCGCCGCGCTCGACGGGCAGGTGCGCCGGGCCCGCATCCGCCGAGTACTCTGGGCGGTCGCGGGGACGACGGCAGTGTGTGCGGCCTTCCTGGGCGGAGCGCTGCTGGGAATGCGGGCCCTGCTGGGCGGCTGA
- a CDS encoding PLP-dependent aminotransferase family protein, translated as MNAHDLPILLDRTSELPLAAQLASALRRAILGGVLRHDEALPSTRALAASVRVSRGTVVAAYDQLAGEGYLLARPGSATRVMVERSDALADAVDGTHGHLSRGRARPTASGPSTSSTASGPSTASTQSTASGPSTASTQSTASTQRPASATPDLTPLPLIDLAPGHPSTRTLVDPAWTAAWRSAVQASGRSDSPPASGTLELRTAIAEHVRRARGLACRPDDVIVTAGTSDALASIGLALAALAGGDTAGSGTDTGTGSGTSSCTEPAATLRMVTPRIAVEDPGYPTALRVLRRVGAHLLPVRTDPHGIDLAELAALVPAPHAVLITPSHQYPLGSSLSVQGRLDLLDWAHAADAVVIEDDYDSEFRFGAAPLPALATLDTSGRVALVGSFSKTVTPWIRCGYIIATGDLGAALREVRDDLGPSVSGVQQAALARYLEGGGLARNVTRVRREYAHRRALVIGTLGALPGVRLAGLDGGLHVVVHIDVAGEADASALITQAAARGVRVASLADYTVRDRGQHGLVLGYGSPTDLELGRALDVLARLLTAPAGH; from the coding sequence GTGAACGCACACGACCTGCCGATCCTGCTCGATCGGACGTCGGAGCTTCCCCTGGCGGCGCAACTCGCCTCGGCACTGCGCCGGGCGATCCTCGGCGGGGTCCTGCGGCACGACGAGGCGCTGCCCTCGACCCGCGCCCTCGCCGCCTCGGTGCGGGTGTCGCGCGGCACGGTCGTCGCCGCTTACGACCAGCTCGCCGGCGAGGGCTACCTCCTGGCGCGTCCGGGCTCGGCAACCCGGGTGATGGTGGAGCGGTCCGATGCGCTCGCCGACGCCGTCGACGGCACACACGGCCACCTCTCCCGCGGGCGGGCACGGCCCACCGCGAGCGGCCCGAGCACATCGAGCACCGCGAGCGGCCCGAGCACCGCGAGCACCCAGAGCACCGCGAGCGGCCCGAGCACCGCGAGCACCCAGAGCACCGCGAGCACCCAGAGGCCCGCGAGCGCAACTCCGGACCTCACTCCCCTGCCGTTGATCGACCTGGCCCCCGGGCATCCGTCGACCCGGACTCTCGTCGACCCGGCCTGGACGGCGGCTTGGCGCTCCGCCGTCCAAGCGTCCGGGCGGAGCGACTCGCCGCCCGCCAGCGGCACCCTCGAGTTGCGCACCGCGATCGCCGAGCACGTGCGGCGGGCGCGGGGACTGGCTTGCCGCCCCGACGACGTGATCGTCACGGCCGGCACCAGCGACGCCCTGGCAAGCATCGGGCTGGCCCTCGCGGCACTGGCCGGCGGCGACACCGCAGGCAGCGGCACAGACACCGGCACAGGCAGCGGCACCAGCTCCTGCACCGAGCCGGCTGCCACCCTCCGGATGGTGACCCCGCGGATCGCCGTGGAAGACCCCGGCTACCCCACCGCCCTGCGGGTGCTGCGCCGGGTGGGCGCGCATCTTCTGCCGGTGCGCACCGATCCCCACGGCATCGACCTGGCAGAGCTCGCCGCGCTGGTGCCGGCCCCGCACGCCGTTCTGATCACCCCGAGCCACCAGTATCCGCTGGGCAGCAGCCTCTCGGTGCAGGGGCGGCTCGACCTGCTCGATTGGGCGCACGCAGCGGATGCCGTGGTGATCGAGGACGACTACGACAGCGAGTTCCGCTTCGGCGCCGCGCCGCTACCCGCCCTGGCCACCCTCGACACGTCGGGCCGGGTGGCACTGGTCGGCAGCTTCTCCAAGACCGTCACCCCGTGGATCCGCTGCGGCTACATCATCGCCACCGGCGACCTCGGCGCGGCCCTCCGCGAGGTGCGCGACGACCTCGGGCCGTCGGTGTCCGGCGTGCAGCAGGCGGCGCTCGCCCGCTACCTCGAGGGCGGCGGCCTGGCCCGCAACGTCACCCGGGTGCGCCGCGAGTACGCGCACCGCCGCGCCCTGGTGATCGGCACGCTGGGCGCGCTGCCCGGCGTGCGACTGGCCGGCCTCGACGGCGGGCTGCACGTTGTGGTGCATATTGACGTCGCGGGCGAGGCGGATGCATCCGCTCTGATCACGCAGGCCGCCGCGCGCGGGGTGCGGGTCGCGTCGCTGGCCGACTACACGGTGCGGGACCGGGGCCAGCACGGCCTGGTGCTCGGCTACGGCTCGCCGACCGATCTGGAGCTCGGCCGGGCGCTCGACGTGCTCGCCCGGCTCCTCACGGCCCCCGCCGGACACTGA